Proteins encoded by one window of Deltaproteobacteria bacterium:
- a CDS encoding 1-acyl-sn-glycerol-3-phosphate acyltransferase, with translation MPTDIPEVLGRDETLANMPIHPRAPLRTLESISIGLCRFIATQPWLKSTLQWAIEQCNAKLTYGCVSHLIEESGLDHIRKLQPSGSVLLVANHRSFFDMFVASAVLYKHTHFLKHLYFPVRADFFHSHPIGLALNLFIAGGAMWPPIYRDRRRGELNPVSMAQMDALLRRQDTLVGIHPEASRNKNDDPYQFLRT, from the coding sequence TTGCCAACAGACATTCCAGAAGTACTGGGCCGCGACGAAACGTTGGCCAATATGCCCATTCATCCGCGTGCTCCCCTACGAACACTTGAAAGTATCTCAATTGGGCTTTGCCGCTTCATCGCGACGCAGCCATGGCTAAAGAGCACCCTGCAATGGGCCATTGAACAATGCAATGCAAAGCTAACCTACGGCTGCGTCTCTCATCTCATTGAAGAAAGCGGTCTTGACCATATTCGCAAATTGCAACCATCAGGAAGTGTTCTTCTAGTAGCAAACCACCGTTCATTTTTCGACATGTTCGTAGCCTCAGCGGTGCTCTATAAACATACCCACTTTCTTAAGCATCTCTATTTTCCCGTGCGCGCAGACTTTTTTCATTCTCACCCTATTGGGCTGGCTCTCAATCTTTTTATCGCTGGCGGCGCTATGTGGCCTCCAATCTATCGCGACCGCAGACGCGGTGAGCTAAACCCCGTGAGCATGGCTCAAATGGATGCACTCTTACGACGCCAAGACACTCTCGTGGGGATTCATCCTGAAGCAAGTCGCAATAAGAATGATGACCCTTACCAGTTCCTAAGAAC
- a CDS encoding HAD family hydrolase: MEIKAVIFDLDGTLVDSLEDIANACNEVLESEGLPVHSIKSYQNMIGHGTRHLIQEALPEASKSRTDEILELYEAHYEENLLIKSKPYGGMVKILEALAAQGLPMSVLSNKPHDMTTHIVKELFGKIPFHKVVGQRRGKPQKPDPQVAVEIASAMDVAVERCALVGDTPVDILTARNANMQAIAITWGFRSHDELAELEPDKLIHAPYALLSHFDDKTA; the protein is encoded by the coding sequence ATGGAAATCAAAGCAGTCATATTCGATTTAGATGGTACGTTGGTAGATTCTCTCGAAGATATCGCCAATGCATGCAATGAAGTTTTAGAGAGCGAGGGCCTACCGGTCCATAGTATCAAAAGCTATCAAAATATGATTGGCCACGGCACCCGTCATCTCATTCAAGAAGCATTACCAGAAGCTAGCAAAAGCCGAACCGACGAAATCCTGGAGCTCTATGAAGCCCATTATGAAGAAAACCTTCTCATCAAAAGTAAGCCCTATGGGGGCATGGTGAAAATATTGGAAGCTTTGGCCGCACAGGGTCTACCCATGTCTGTTTTAAGCAACAAGCCTCACGACATGACCACACACATTGTGAAGGAACTTTTTGGAAAGATTCCGTTCCATAAAGTTGTAGGGCAGCGGCGCGGTAAGCCTCAAAAACCAGACCCTCAAGTAGCAGTTGAGATAGCATCAGCTATGGATGTCGCAGTCGAGCGCTGTGCTCTGGTCGGAGATACACCCGTCGATATTCTCACTGCTCGTAATGCCAACATGCAAGCCATTGCCATCACTTGGGGATTTCGCAGTCATGATGAGCTGGCTGAACTCGAGCCTGATAAGCTTATCCATGCTCCCTACGCCTTACTAAGTCACTTCGACGACAAAACCGCCTAA
- a CDS encoding CPXCG motif-containing cysteine-rich protein yields the protein MDNIQTIQCPWCWEELELYIDPESEGTMVEDCAVCCRPWQVHVYREPGEKASVQVTRSN from the coding sequence ATGGACAACATCCAGACCATTCAATGCCCTTGGTGCTGGGAGGAGCTAGAGCTCTATATCGATCCCGAATCTGAGGGCACGATGGTGGAAGACTGTGCGGTGTGTTGTCGACCGTGGCAGGTTCACGTATACCGCGAACCCGGAGAGAAGGCTTCGGTTCAGGTAACGCGAAGCAATTGA
- a CDS encoding nucleotide pyrophosphohydrolase codes for MEDLTHEVLAFRDARNWKQFHTLNHLVAGLNIEASEVQELLLWKTDEEAQAFVKSPEGKQRMSEELADTLAYLLYLADASDIDLPSALRSKLIKNNEKYPVEKSYNSARKYTEYES; via the coding sequence CTGGAAGATTTGACTCATGAAGTCCTCGCGTTTCGTGACGCGCGCAACTGGAAACAGTTTCACACCCTCAACCACTTGGTCGCCGGGCTGAATATTGAGGCTTCTGAGGTCCAAGAGTTACTGCTCTGGAAAACCGACGAAGAGGCCCAAGCATTCGTGAAAAGCCCCGAAGGTAAGCAACGAATGAGCGAAGAGCTGGCCGATACCCTAGCTTACTTGCTCTACTTGGCCGATGCATCAGACATCGACCTCCCGAGCGCTCTACGCTCGAAACTCATTAAAAACAATGAGAAATACCCGGTTGAGAAAAGCTATAATTCTGCTCGTAAATACACCGAATACGAAAGCTAA